A single region of the Paludibacter jiangxiensis genome encodes:
- the rpsC gene encoding 30S ribosomal protein S3 codes for MGQKTNPVSNRLGIIRGWDSNWYGGNNYGDTLLEDSKLRKYLHARLAKASVSRVVIERTLKLITITVCTARPGIIIGKGGQEVDKLKEELKTITDKDVQINIYEVKRPELDAVIVANNIARQIEGKIAYRRATKMAIASTMRMGAEGIKVQVSGRLNGAEMARSEMYKEGRTPLHTFRADIDYALAEALTKVGLIGVKVWICRGEIYGKKDLAPQFAAAKEGSNNRGQRNDRNDRGDRGDRRGGFRKKKK; via the coding sequence ATGGGACAAAAAACTAATCCGGTAAGTAATCGTTTGGGAATCATCCGCGGATGGGATTCCAACTGGTATGGAGGGAATAACTATGGGGATACATTGCTGGAAGACAGCAAACTGAGAAAGTATCTTCACGCCCGTCTGGCTAAAGCGAGTGTTTCTCGCGTAGTAATTGAACGTACGTTAAAACTCATCACAATCACAGTATGTACAGCTCGTCCGGGTATCATTATTGGTAAAGGCGGACAGGAAGTTGACAAACTGAAAGAAGAGTTGAAAACTATCACCGACAAAGACGTTCAAATTAATATTTATGAAGTGAAACGTCCTGAACTCGACGCTGTAATTGTTGCTAACAACATTGCTCGTCAGATTGAAGGCAAAATCGCTTATCGTCGTGCAACCAAAATGGCCATTGCATCTACAATGCGTATGGGAGCAGAAGGTATCAAAGTGCAGGTTTCAGGTCGTTTGAACGGCGCTGAAATGGCTCGCTCGGAAATGTACAAAGAAGGACGTACTCCTCTTCACACATTCCGTGCAGATATCGACTACGCTCTTGCTGAAGCCTTAACAAAGGTTGGTCTTATTGGTGTGAAAGTGTGGATTTGCCGTGGCGAAATCTATGGTAAAAAGGACTTGGCTCCTCAATTCGCAGCAGCCAAAGAAGGCTCTAACAACCGTGGCCAACGTAACGACCGCAATGATCGTGGAGATCGTGGCGACCGTAGAGGCGGCTTCCGTAAAAAGAAAAAATAA
- the map gene encoding type I methionyl aminopeptidase produces the protein MIYLKTEEEIELLRQSNLIVSKALAEVAKLITPGVSTLELDKVAEACIRDHGAIPTFLGYAGFPNTLCTSVNDQVVHGIPSKNAILKEGDIISVDCGATKNGFVGDSAYTFCVGEVAEDIKQLLRVTKESLYLGIEQAVDGNRLGDVGYAIQSHCEKHGYGVIREMVGHGVGKEMHEDPQVPNTGKRGNGVRLKNGMTIAIEPMVAMGSYRLFFEKDGWTTRTIDGKCAAHFEHSVAIREGKADILSTFDYLEEVVGKL, from the coding sequence ATGATATATCTCAAAACAGAGGAAGAAATTGAGCTACTTCGTCAAAGCAATTTGATTGTATCAAAGGCTTTGGCTGAAGTAGCTAAGTTAATTACTCCGGGTGTCTCGACACTGGAGCTTGACAAAGTAGCGGAGGCATGTATCAGAGATCATGGTGCGATACCTACTTTTTTAGGGTATGCCGGTTTTCCGAATACTTTATGCACATCAGTTAATGATCAGGTTGTTCATGGAATTCCTTCCAAGAATGCGATCTTAAAAGAAGGTGATATTATTTCAGTAGACTGCGGTGCAACAAAAAATGGATTCGTTGGTGATTCAGCTTATACATTTTGCGTTGGTGAGGTTGCTGAAGATATTAAACAGTTACTGAGAGTGACGAAAGAGTCGCTTTATCTTGGAATTGAGCAGGCCGTTGACGGTAATCGTTTGGGAGACGTTGGTTATGCAATCCAATCACATTGTGAAAAACATGGTTACGGAGTGATTCGTGAAATGGTCGGACATGGTGTGGGAAAGGAAATGCATGAAGATCCTCAGGTTCCTAACACAGGAAAAAGAGGGAATGGTGTTCGGTTGAAAAACGGAATGACCATAGCGATTGAACCGATGGTTGCGATGGGATCTTACCGCTTATTCTTTGAAAAAGATGGTTGGACTACCCGGACGATTGACGGGAAATGTGCTGCTCACTTTGAACACTCTGTGGCTATCCGTGAAGGAAAGGCCGACATCCTGTCTACCTTTGATTATTTAGAAGAAGTTGTAGGTAAACTGTAA
- the rplV gene encoding 50S ribosomal protein L22: MGSRKKNSAENRKEALKTQYFARLNDVPTSPRKMRLVADMIRGMEVNKALGVLKFSTKEASARLEKLLRSAISNWEQKTEQKAENGDLFVSAIHVDGGRMLKRLRPAPQGRGYRVRKRSNHVTLFVDSKNSINVSNEVADGTKN; encoded by the coding sequence ATGGGTTCAAGAAAGAAAAATTCAGCAGAAAATAGGAAAGAAGCCCTCAAAACACAATATTTTGCCCGTCTTAACGACGTTCCAACTTCACCCCGTAAAATGCGCCTTGTGGCCGACATGATCCGTGGTATGGAAGTGAACAAAGCTCTCGGGGTATTGAAGTTTTCGACCAAAGAGGCGTCAGCCAGACTTGAAAAATTGCTTCGTTCCGCTATTTCCAACTGGGAACAAAAAACAGAACAAAAAGCAGAAAACGGCGATTTGTTCGTCAGCGCTATTCACGTTGATGGCGGCCGTATGTTAAAACGCCTTCGTCCTGCTCCGCAAGGACGCGGTTACAGAGTACGCAAACGTTCGAACCACGTAACGTTGTTTGTTGACTCAAAGAATAGTATTAACGTATCAAATGAAGTAGCAGATGGGACAAAAAACTAA
- the rpsK gene encoding 30S ribosomal protein S11, translating into MAKKTVATKKRVVKVDGVGQLHVHSSFNNIIVTLTNGDGQVISWSSAGKMGFRGSKKNTPYAAQMAAQDCAKVAFDLGLRKVKAYVKGPGNGRESAIRTIHGAGIEVTEIVDVTPLPHNGCRPAKRRRV; encoded by the coding sequence ATGGCAAAGAAAACAGTTGCAACCAAAAAAAGAGTGGTTAAAGTTGACGGCGTAGGTCAGTTGCACGTTCACTCTTCATTCAATAATATTATTGTAACCCTTACTAACGGAGATGGTCAGGTTATTTCTTGGTCTTCAGCCGGTAAAATGGGTTTTAGAGGTTCTAAAAAGAACACTCCATATGCTGCTCAGATGGCAGCTCAAGATTGTGCCAAAGTTGCTTTTGACCTCGGTCTGAGAAAAGTAAAGGCGTATGTAAAAGGTCCTGGTAATGGTCGCGAATCAGCTATCAGAACTATTCACGGTGCCGGTATTGAAGTAACAGAAATTGTTGATGTTACTCCATTGCCACACAACGGATGTCGCCCAGCTAAACGCAGAAGAGTATAA
- the rpsH gene encoding 30S ribosomal protein S8, translating into MTDPIADYLTRLRNAIRAGHRVVEVPASNLKKEITKILLEKGYILNYKFVEDGPQGSIKIALKYDPVHKVNAIKQLVRISSPGLRQYAGHKELPRVLNGLGIAILSTSKGVMTDKEARDLNIGGEVLCYVY; encoded by the coding sequence ATGACAGATCCAATAGCAGATTATTTAACGAGACTGCGGAATGCTATCAGAGCAGGTCACCGTGTGGTGGAAGTTCCCGCGTCGAATTTGAAAAAAGAAATCACTAAGATTCTTTTAGAAAAAGGCTATATTTTGAACTACAAGTTTGTAGAAGATGGTCCTCAGGGATCCATCAAAATTGCCTTAAAGTATGACCCTGTTCACAAGGTCAATGCAATCAAACAACTCGTGCGTATTTCGTCACCGGGTTTGCGTCAGTATGCAGGTCACAAAGAATTGCCCCGCGTATTGAACGGTTTAGGCATCGCCATCCTCTCAACATCGAAAGGTGTTATGACAGATAAAGAAGCCCGCGATTTGAATATCGGAGGCGAAGTTTTATGTTATGTTTACTAA
- the infA gene encoding translation initiation factor IF-1 → MPKQSAIEQDGTITEALSNAMFRVELENGHVITAHISGKMRMHYIKILPGDKVRVEMSPYDLSKGRISFRYK, encoded by the coding sequence ATGCCTAAACAATCTGCTATTGAGCAAGATGGAACAATAACCGAAGCATTGTCAAATGCAATGTTTCGAGTAGAACTTGAAAACGGACACGTAATTACGGCTCATATTTCTGGCAAGATGCGTATGCACTACATTAAAATTTTGCCAGGCGATAAGGTTCGTGTAGAGATGTCTCCGTATGATTTATCAAAAGGAAGAATTTCATTCAGGTATAAATAA
- the rplO gene encoding 50S ribosomal protein L15 — MDLSNLTPAKGSVKERKRIGRGTGSGLGGTATRGLNGAKSRSGYKKKIGFEGGQMPLQRRLPKFGFKNISRVEYKPINLATLQTLAEAGNFTKIGVAELLQAGVIAKNDLVKILGNGTLSAKLQVEANAFSKSAEEAIVAAGGTVVKL, encoded by the coding sequence ATGGATTTAAGTAATTTAACGCCTGCGAAAGGATCCGTTAAGGAAAGAAAGAGAATAGGTCGCGGTACAGGTTCCGGTTTAGGAGGTACAGCTACTCGTGGTCTTAACGGTGCTAAATCTCGTTCAGGTTATAAGAAAAAAATCGGCTTTGAAGGAGGTCAGATGCCTTTGCAACGTCGTTTGCCCAAATTCGGGTTCAAAAATATAAGTCGTGTTGAATACAAACCGATTAACCTTGCCACTTTACAAACTTTAGCTGAAGCAGGTAACTTTACCAAAATTGGTGTTGCTGAATTACTTCAGGCTGGAGTTATTGCAAAGAATGATCTTGTTAAGATCTTGGGCAATGGAACTTTGAGTGCAAAGCTTCAGGTAGAAGCTAATGCTTTCTCAAAATCGGCAGAAGAAGCTATCGTAGCAGCAGGTGGAACAGTGGTAAAATTGTAA
- the rplN gene encoding 50S ribosomal protein L14 → MIQQESRITVADNSGAREALVIRVLGGTGKRYASLGDIIVVAVKNVIPSSDMKKGTVSKAVVVRTSKEVRRADGSYIRFDDNACVLLNNAGEMRGSRIFGPVARELRASNMKIISLAPEVL, encoded by the coding sequence ATGATACAACAAGAATCCAGAATAACAGTAGCTGATAATAGCGGAGCTCGTGAAGCTTTGGTTATCCGTGTATTAGGCGGAACCGGCAAACGTTACGCTTCTCTGGGGGACATTATCGTGGTAGCGGTAAAAAATGTGATCCCTTCCAGCGACATGAAAAAGGGCACCGTATCAAAAGCAGTAGTTGTTCGTACATCGAAAGAGGTTCGTCGTGCAGACGGTTCTTACATTCGTTTCGACGACAACGCTTGTGTGTTGCTCAACAATGCAGGCGAAATGCGCGGTAGCCGTATCTTTGGCCCCGTTGCGCGTGAGCTTCGTGCCTCTAACATGAAAATCATTTCATTAGCGCCTGAAGTACTTTAA
- the rplX gene encoding 50S ribosomal protein L24, whose product MSKLHIKKGDTVYVNTGKSKGKTGRVLEIMAEKQRAIVEGANFVSKHTKPNAKAPQGGIIKKEASIHISNLNVVDPKSGKPTRIGRRENAEGKLVRYAKKSGEEIK is encoded by the coding sequence ATGAGTAAATTACATATTAAAAAAGGCGATACAGTGTATGTAAACACTGGTAAGAGCAAGGGCAAAACCGGTCGTGTCCTCGAAATTATGGCAGAAAAACAACGTGCTATCGTTGAAGGTGCCAATTTCGTGTCGAAGCACACCAAGCCCAATGCAAAAGCTCCGCAGGGAGGAATTATCAAGAAAGAGGCATCTATTCATATCTCTAACCTCAACGTAGTTGATCCCAAGAGCGGCAAACCGACACGTATCGGTCGTCGTGAAAATGCCGAAGGTAAATTAGTGCGTTACGCTAAAAAATCAGGGGAGGAAATTAAATAA
- the rpsS gene encoding 30S ribosomal protein S19, with the protein MSRSLKKGPYINLKLEQKVLTMNESGKKTVVKTWARASMISPDFVGHTIAVHNGNKFIPVYVTENMVGHKLGEFSPTRTFRGHSGNRK; encoded by the coding sequence ATGAGTCGTTCATTAAAAAAAGGACCTTACATCAATCTGAAGCTTGAACAGAAAGTGTTGACCATGAATGAAAGCGGTAAAAAAACCGTAGTAAAAACATGGGCTCGTGCTTCAATGATTTCACCTGATTTCGTAGGTCATACGATTGCAGTTCACAACGGGAACAAATTTATTCCTGTTTACGTTACTGAAAACATGGTAGGTCACAAACTCGGTGAATTCTCCCCGACACGTACCTTCCGCGGTCACAGCGGTAACCGTAAATAA
- the rpmC gene encoding 50S ribosomal protein L29, which translates to MKTREIKELSVKELQERLDNDKAILSRLKLNHTISPLDNPMQIRDVRKQIARVATELKLRENKQ; encoded by the coding sequence ATGAAGACAAGAGAAATCAAAGAACTAAGTGTTAAAGAGCTGCAGGAAAGATTGGACAATGATAAAGCCATCTTATCGCGCTTGAAATTGAACCATACTATTTCTCCGCTCGACAATCCGATGCAAATCAGGGATGTTCGTAAACAAATCGCTCGCGTTGCGACCGAATTGAAGTTGAGAGAAAATAAACAATAA
- the rplR gene encoding 50S ribosomal protein L18: MIKKIQRRIKIKAHIRSKIAGTAERPRLSVFRSNKQIYVQIIDDKSGKTLAAASSLAIAEKMAKKEQAAKVGELIAKNAQAAGVTDVIFDRNGYLYHGRVKELAEAARKGGLKF, encoded by the coding sequence ATGATTAAGAAAATTCAACGTAGAATCAAGATAAAAGCACATATCCGCAGTAAAATTGCCGGAACTGCCGAAAGACCTCGTTTGTCGGTATTCAGAAGCAATAAGCAAATCTATGTGCAAATTATAGATGACAAATCAGGCAAAACCCTTGCTGCTGCTTCTTCTTTGGCAATTGCCGAGAAAATGGCAAAAAAGGAACAAGCCGCAAAAGTGGGCGAATTGATCGCTAAAAATGCTCAGGCAGCCGGAGTAACTGATGTTATCTTCGACCGTAACGGTTATTTGTACCACGGTAGAGTGAAAGAATTGGCTGAAGCCGCACGTAAAGGAGGACTTAAATTTTAA
- the rpmD gene encoding 50S ribosomal protein L30, with protein sequence MATIKIKQVKSKIKCPKTQKLTLEALGLKKVNAVVEHEDTPAILGMVEKVKHLVVVEK encoded by the coding sequence ATGGCAACTATTAAAATAAAACAAGTTAAGAGTAAAATTAAATGCCCCAAGACTCAGAAACTGACTCTGGAGGCTTTAGGTTTGAAAAAAGTGAATGCCGTTGTAGAGCATGAAGATACTCCTGCCATCCTTGGTATGGTAGAAAAGGTAAAACACTTGGTAGTAGTAGAGAAATAA
- the rpsQ gene encoding 30S ribosomal protein S17: MLSRMETRNLRKERVGVVTSNKMDKTVTVAVKWKEKHPIYGKFVNKTKKFHAHDEKNDCGIGDTVRIMETRPLSKSKNWRVVEITERAK; this comes from the coding sequence ATATTGAGCCGAATGGAAACTAGAAACTTAAGAAAAGAAAGAGTAGGGGTCGTTACCAGCAATAAAATGGACAAGACCGTTACCGTTGCCGTTAAGTGGAAAGAAAAACACCCTATCTACGGCAAGTTCGTCAACAAGACGAAGAAGTTCCACGCTCATGACGAAAAAAACGACTGCGGCATCGGTGATACCGTGCGCATCATGGAAACCCGTCCGCTGAGCAAATCAAAAAATTGGAGAGTAGTTGAAATAACAGAAAGAGCTAAGTAA
- the rplE gene encoding 50S ribosomal protein L5 — protein MSTTNSLKTDYKERIVPALMKEFSYKSVMQVPRLEKIVLNQGLGIAVADKKIIDTAINEMTAITGQKAVATLSRKDISNFKLRKQMPIGVRVTLRHEQMYEFLERLVRVALPRIRDFKGIESKFDGSGNYTLGIQEQIIFPEINIDNISRLLGMNITFVTTAKTDEEGFALLKEFGLPFKHN, from the coding sequence ATGAGTACAACCAACAGTCTTAAAACTGACTACAAGGAACGCATTGTTCCTGCTTTGATGAAGGAGTTTAGCTATAAGTCAGTAATGCAAGTACCTCGTCTTGAAAAAATCGTTCTCAACCAAGGGTTGGGAATTGCTGTGGCAGATAAGAAAATTATCGATACAGCTATCAACGAGATGACTGCAATTACCGGACAGAAAGCTGTTGCCACACTTTCTCGTAAGGATATTTCTAACTTCAAATTGCGTAAACAAATGCCTATCGGAGTTCGTGTAACTCTTCGTCACGAACAGATGTACGAATTCCTGGAACGTTTGGTTCGCGTGGCTTTGCCTCGTATCCGTGACTTCAAAGGTATTGAAAGCAAATTTGATGGTAGCGGTAACTATACCTTGGGTATCCAGGAACAAATCATTTTCCCGGAAATCAACATTGATAACATCTCTCGTTTGTTGGGTATGAATATTACATTCGTTACTACCGCTAAAACAGACGAAGAAGGTTTCGCTTTGTTGAAAGAGTTTGGTTTACCATTTAAGCACAACTAA
- the rplP gene encoding 50S ribosomal protein L16 — MLQPKKTKFRRQQKGRMKGVAQRGNQLAFGSFGIKSLQSKWITGRQIEAARIAVTRYMQRQGQIWIRIFPDKPITKKPAEVRMGKGKGSPEGFVAPVTPGRMIIEVEGVSFEIAKEALRLAAQKLPVTTKFVVRRDFDSTNLNA, encoded by the coding sequence ATGTTACAACCGAAAAAGACAAAGTTCAGAAGACAGCAAAAAGGCCGCATGAAAGGTGTGGCTCAAAGAGGTAATCAGCTGGCATTCGGTTCTTTCGGCATAAAATCATTACAATCGAAATGGATTACAGGTCGCCAGATTGAGGCAGCCCGTATTGCCGTAACCCGTTATATGCAACGTCAGGGACAAATCTGGATTCGTATTTTCCCTGATAAACCAATTACCAAAAAACCTGCTGAAGTACGTATGGGTAAAGGTAAAGGTTCTCCCGAAGGTTTCGTGGCACCCGTTACTCCAGGCCGTATGATTATTGAAGTAGAAGGCGTATCGTTTGAGATTGCAAAAGAAGCATTGCGCTTGGCAGCTCAGAAGTTACCCGTTACAACCAAGTTTGTCGTCAGACGTGATTTTGATTCAACAAACCTTAACGCGTAA
- the rplF gene encoding 50S ribosomal protein L6: protein MSRIGKLPISLPKGVTVTVKDNVVTVKGPKGELSQEINPNITVSVEETAVVVTRPNDEKENRAMHGLYRALIHNMVVGVSEGYQKKLELVGVGYRVSNNGNLLEFALGYTHNIHMMLPPEIKVETKSERNQNPLVLLESCDKQLIGQVCAKIRSFRKPEPYKGKGIKFVGEVIRRKAGKSAGAK, encoded by the coding sequence ATGTCAAGAATTGGAAAATTACCTATAAGCCTTCCTAAAGGTGTAACCGTTACTGTTAAAGATAACGTTGTTACAGTAAAAGGACCCAAAGGAGAACTCTCTCAAGAAATTAATCCTAACATCACTGTAAGTGTCGAAGAAACTGCTGTTGTAGTAACTCGTCCTAATGATGAAAAGGAAAACCGCGCGATGCATGGTCTTTACCGTGCGTTGATCCACAACATGGTTGTTGGTGTATCTGAAGGATACCAGAAGAAACTTGAATTGGTTGGTGTTGGTTATCGTGTTTCAAACAATGGCAACCTGCTTGAGTTTGCTTTGGGATATACTCACAACATTCACATGATGTTGCCTCCCGAAATTAAAGTGGAGACTAAGAGCGAACGTAACCAGAATCCATTAGTACTTTTGGAAAGCTGTGACAAACAACTGATCGGTCAGGTTTGTGCAAAAATACGCTCGTTCCGTAAGCCTGAACCATACAAAGGAAAAGGTATTAAGTTTGTAGGCGAAGTTATTCGTCGTAAAGCTGGTAAATCGGCAGGTGCAAAATAA
- the rpsM gene encoding 30S ribosomal protein S13, with protein MAIRIVGVDLPQNKRGEVGLTYIYGIGRSSAKQILEEAGVDLDTKVKDWTDDQAAKIREIIGAKFKVEGDLRSEVQLNIKRLMDIGCYRGVRHRLGLPLRGQSTKNNARTRKGKKKTVANKKKATK; from the coding sequence ATGGCTATAAGAATCGTTGGAGTAGATTTGCCTCAGAACAAAAGAGGCGAAGTTGGACTGACTTATATCTACGGAATAGGTCGCAGTAGCGCAAAACAAATTTTGGAAGAAGCCGGTGTTGATTTGGACACTAAGGTGAAGGATTGGACTGACGACCAAGCAGCTAAAATCCGCGAAATAATCGGAGCTAAGTTCAAAGTAGAAGGTGACCTTCGTTCAGAAGTTCAACTGAACATCAAACGCTTAATGGATATCGGATGCTACCGTGGCGTACGTCATCGTCTGGGCTTACCTTTGAGAGGTCAGAGCACTAAAAATAATGCTCGTACCCGTAAAGGAAAGAAGAAAACTGTTGCCAACAAAAAGAAAGCAACAAAGTAA
- the rpsN gene encoding 30S ribosomal protein S14 — protein sequence MAKESMKAREVRRAKLCAKYAAKREQLKKEGNYEALQELPKNASPVRQHNRCKLTGRPKGYMRIFGISRIQFREMASAGLIPGVKKASW from the coding sequence ATGGCAAAAGAATCAATGAAAGCCCGTGAGGTACGTAGAGCGAAATTGTGTGCAAAATATGCCGCAAAACGTGAACAACTCAAGAAAGAGGGTAACTACGAAGCTTTGCAAGAACTTCCTAAAAACGCATCTCCTGTTCGTCAGCACAACCGTTGCAAACTAACAGGTCGTCCTAAAGGCTACATGCGCATCTTCGGAATTTCGCGTATTCAGTTCCGCGAAATGGCTTCTGCAGGCTTAATTCCGGGTGTGAAAAAGGCAAGCTGGTAA
- the ykgO gene encoding type B 50S ribosomal protein L36 — MKVKASIKKRTPECKIVRRKGRLYVINKKNPKFKQRQG; from the coding sequence ATGAAAGTAAAAGCATCCATTAAAAAACGTACGCCCGAATGTAAAATCGTGAGACGTAAAGGGCGTCTTTATGTAATCAACAAAAAAAATCCTAAGTTCAAACAACGTCAGGGATAA
- the rpsE gene encoding 30S ribosomal protein S5, whose amino-acid sequence MAGINNKVKSTNDLELKDRLVAINRVTKVTKGGRAFSFAAIVVVGNEDGIVGWGLGKASEVTAAIAKGVEAAKKNLIKVPVLKGTIPHQQVAKFGGAEVYIQPASHGTGVKAGGAMRAVLESVGITDVLAKSKGSSNPHNLVKATIEALGELRDAATVATNRGVSLEKVFKG is encoded by the coding sequence ATGGCAGGAATAAATAACAAAGTTAAATCAACCAACGATTTAGAATTAAAAGACAGATTAGTTGCCATCAACCGTGTAACTAAAGTTACCAAAGGTGGTCGCGCATTCAGCTTTGCTGCAATCGTGGTAGTAGGCAACGAAGATGGTATTGTTGGTTGGGGCTTGGGAAAAGCCAGCGAAGTAACAGCTGCCATTGCTAAAGGTGTTGAAGCGGCTAAGAAAAACCTTATTAAAGTGCCTGTGTTGAAAGGAACTATTCCTCACCAACAAGTTGCTAAATTTGGTGGTGCTGAAGTATATATTCAACCTGCATCTCATGGTACCGGGGTAAAAGCTGGTGGTGCTATGCGTGCTGTACTTGAAAGTGTTGGTATTACTGACGTGTTAGCAAAATCTAAAGGTTCTTCTAACCCTCACAACCTTGTGAAAGCAACTATCGAAGCTCTTGGTGAACTGCGTGATGCAGCAACTGTAGCAACTAATCGTGGTGTTTCACTCGAAAAAGTATTCAAAGGCTAA
- the secY gene encoding preprotein translocase subunit SecY — MKRFIETLQNIWKIEDLRKRLITTILFVLVYRFGSYIVLPGINPANLEALQNQTSGGLLGLLDMFSGGAFSHASIFALGIMPYISASIVVQLLGIAVPYFQKMQREGESGRKKMNQITRYLTVLILLFQSPAYLVNLSVQLGHVGASLPQSFWFQVTSVIILTAGSMFIMWLGERITDKGIGNGISFIIMIGIIARFPTAIVQEFASRLGDAAGGLVMFIGEIVCLLFVIGLCILLVQGTRKVPVQYAKRVVGNKQYGGVRQYIPLKVNAANVMPIIFAQAIMFIPITLVGFSHSEAASGIVSAFTDNSGFWYNFVFAVLIIAFTYFYTAITINPTQMAEEMKRNNGFIPGVKPGKKTAEYLDEIMSRITLPGSFFLALVAILPAFARISGVSTSFAQFYGGTSLLILVGVVLDTLQQIESRLLMRHYDGLMKSGRIKGRTGNISAY, encoded by the coding sequence ATGAAACGTTTTATTGAAACACTCCAAAATATTTGGAAAATAGAAGACCTTAGAAAGCGCCTGATAACCACAATATTATTTGTATTAGTTTATCGTTTCGGGTCATACATAGTATTACCGGGAATCAACCCCGCAAATCTTGAAGCTCTGCAAAATCAAACATCGGGTGGTTTGCTAGGCTTGTTGGATATGTTTTCGGGGGGAGCTTTTTCTCACGCTTCTATTTTTGCTTTGGGAATTATGCCCTACATCTCTGCATCAATTGTTGTGCAATTGTTGGGTATAGCAGTTCCTTATTTCCAGAAAATGCAACGCGAAGGCGAGAGTGGCAGAAAGAAAATGAACCAGATAACACGTTATCTGACCGTTCTTATCTTGTTATTCCAATCTCCTGCTTATTTGGTTAACCTTAGCGTGCAATTGGGACATGTTGGAGCTTCTCTACCCCAAAGCTTTTGGTTTCAAGTAACATCAGTCATCATCTTAACTGCAGGTAGTATGTTTATTATGTGGTTGGGAGAAAGAATTACCGATAAAGGTATCGGTAATGGTATTTCTTTCATCATCATGATTGGTATTATTGCCCGCTTCCCGACAGCAATCGTACAAGAGTTCGCCTCTCGTTTGGGTGACGCTGCCGGTGGTTTGGTGATGTTTATCGGAGAAATAGTTTGTCTATTGTTCGTAATCGGACTGTGTATTTTACTGGTTCAGGGAACACGTAAAGTGCCTGTTCAATATGCTAAACGTGTTGTCGGTAATAAACAGTATGGTGGCGTTCGCCAGTACATTCCCCTTAAGGTGAATGCAGCTAACGTGATGCCGATTATCTTTGCTCAGGCAATTATGTTTATTCCAATTACATTAGTAGGTTTTTCTCATTCGGAAGCTGCAAGTGGTATTGTAAGTGCATTTACAGATAACTCAGGATTTTGGTACAATTTCGTATTTGCCGTTCTGATTATTGCGTTTACATACTTCTATACTGCTATTACAATTAATCCGACGCAGATGGCAGAGGAGATGAAACGTAATAATGGTTTTATTCCGGGGGTTAAACCTGGTAAGAAAACAGCAGAATACCTTGATGAAATCATGTCTCGGATCACTTTACCCGGTTCATTCTTCCTGGCACTGGTAGCTATTCTACCTGCATTTGCAAGAATCTCGGGTGTAAGTACCAGCTTTGCCCAATTCTATGGGGGAACATCATTATTGATCTTGGTAGGTGTTGTTTTGGATACACTACAACAAATTGAAAGCCGCTTGTTGATGCGTCATTATGACGGTTTGATGAAATCAGGCAGAATTAAAGGACGTACCGGCAATATTTCGGCTTATTAA